A genomic window from Thermogemmatispora onikobensis includes:
- a CDS encoding alpha-ketoacid dehydrogenase subunit beta, which yields MRKLKGLAFAIAEAIDQEMAHNERLVVLGEDVTYWGAVFGFTMGLFPKYGRERVVDTPITEQTFMGMAVGAASVGLHPVVSLMFVDFCGAGFDQMFNHMAKNHYMSGGQLPMPVTVITAIGGGYGDAAQHSQVLYGLFAHLPGFKIVVPATAYDAKGLTVRALADPNPVIIFGHKLLTGLPFLPFEGEEEEVPEERYTLEFGQAAVRRQGRDLTIVAAGLMVPRSLQAAERLAQEGISAEVIDLRTLVPLDETTLVASARKTGRVLIVDEDYMSYGLSGEVAFRIQAGALGSLKAPIQRLAVPDVPIPFSEPLESAVIPSVQRIYEAARSLVGVQALA from the coding sequence ATGAGAAAGCTCAAGGGGCTGGCTTTTGCCATTGCTGAGGCTATTGATCAAGAGATGGCTCACAACGAGCGCCTGGTGGTCTTGGGGGAAGATGTCACCTACTGGGGAGCCGTCTTCGGCTTTACGATGGGTCTTTTTCCGAAGTATGGGCGCGAGCGAGTGGTGGACACGCCGATCACCGAGCAGACCTTTATGGGGATGGCCGTCGGAGCGGCCTCGGTTGGCCTCCATCCGGTGGTCTCGCTGATGTTCGTCGATTTCTGCGGGGCTGGCTTCGACCAGATGTTTAACCACATGGCCAAAAACCACTACATGTCGGGGGGCCAGTTACCGATGCCCGTGACGGTCATCACCGCCATTGGCGGTGGTTATGGCGATGCCGCCCAGCATTCACAGGTCCTCTATGGTCTCTTCGCCCATCTGCCAGGCTTCAAGATCGTGGTGCCCGCCACGGCCTACGACGCCAAAGGTCTGACGGTACGCGCGCTGGCAGACCCCAATCCGGTCATTATCTTCGGCCACAAACTGCTAACGGGGCTGCCTTTCCTGCCGTTCGAGGGCGAAGAGGAGGAAGTGCCCGAGGAGCGCTACACCCTGGAATTTGGGCAGGCGGCTGTTCGCCGTCAGGGGCGGGACCTGACTATCGTCGCTGCTGGCCTGATGGTTCCTCGCAGCCTGCAAGCTGCCGAGCGGTTGGCGCAAGAAGGCATCTCAGCGGAGGTTATTGACCTGCGGACTTTGGTGCCGCTAGACGAGACCACGCTGGTCGCCTCGGCTCGTAAGACTGGCCGGGTGCTGATTGTGGACGAGGATTACATGAGCTACGGGCTGAGCGGTGAGGTGGCTTTCCGCATTCAGGCTGGCGCGCTTGGCTCTCTGAAGGCCCCAATCCAACGGCTGGCAGTGCCCGATGTGCCGATTCCCTTCTCAGAGCCCTTGGAGAGCGCTGTCATTCCCAGTGTCCAGCGCATCTACGAGGCCGCTCGTAGCCTCGTTGGGGTTCAGGCGCTCGCTTAA
- a CDS encoding thiamine pyrophosphate-dependent dehydrogenase E1 component subunit alpha encodes MIKPEPSPQDLQYLVAQAELDADQLRRAYRQLCLIRSFENLIADRYYIGKAPEFNMAAGPIRGEMHLAVGQEAVAVGVCSLLEESDAVVSTHRPHHHALAKGVEPKKLAAEIFGKASGLCHGKGGHMHLFDTSKHFSCSGIVGASFPQAAGAAFAFRKLGQRQVAVAFAGEGAANHGTFAETLNVAGLFQLPLVVVIEDNLYADSTPKWAALSTVHHFQRAQSFNVPSYVVDGMDLIDVYRVAKLVIERARNGMGPALIEAVCYRYRGHFEGDAEEYRTREEVERWRALDPIPRLGERLKVLGWADEATLNRLRDEAQQEAEAAIQFAESSPLPEPQEALRGVFQ; translated from the coding sequence CCTGATTCGCTCCTTCGAAAATCTCATCGCCGATCGCTACTACATCGGCAAAGCGCCCGAGTTCAACATGGCGGCGGGACCAATCCGGGGTGAAATGCACCTGGCCGTTGGCCAGGAGGCGGTAGCGGTAGGGGTTTGCTCTCTGCTCGAGGAGAGTGACGCGGTGGTCAGTACCCATCGGCCTCACCATCACGCTTTGGCCAAAGGGGTCGAGCCAAAGAAGCTGGCGGCTGAAATCTTTGGCAAAGCCAGCGGCCTCTGCCACGGCAAGGGTGGCCATATGCATCTCTTCGACACAAGCAAGCACTTCTCCTGCAGCGGCATCGTGGGAGCCTCCTTTCCCCAGGCAGCGGGTGCCGCTTTTGCCTTCCGCAAGCTCGGTCAGCGCCAGGTAGCTGTTGCCTTCGCCGGCGAGGGGGCTGCCAATCATGGGACGTTTGCCGAGACGTTGAACGTGGCCGGCCTCTTCCAATTGCCCCTGGTGGTGGTCATCGAGGACAACCTCTACGCGGACTCGACGCCAAAGTGGGCCGCTCTCTCCACGGTTCACCACTTTCAGCGGGCCCAGAGCTTCAATGTCCCCTCCTATGTCGTCGATGGCATGGACCTCATCGATGTCTACCGCGTGGCCAAGCTGGTGATCGAGCGAGCGCGCAACGGCATGGGGCCAGCCCTCATTGAGGCGGTTTGCTATCGCTACCGCGGCCACTTTGAGGGAGATGCCGAGGAGTATCGGACGCGCGAGGAGGTTGAACGCTGGCGGGCTCTCGATCCCATTCCGCGCCTGGGTGAGCGCCTCAAGGTGCTTGGCTGGGCCGATGAGGCGACGCTCAACCGCCTGCGGGATGAAGCCCAGCAGGAGGCGGAAGCGGCAATCCAGTTTGCAGAGAGCAGTCCATTACCGGAGCCGCAGGAGGCTCTGAGGGGGGTCTTCCAATGA